In Carcharodon carcharias isolate sCarCar2 chromosome 31, sCarCar2.pri, whole genome shotgun sequence, a genomic segment contains:
- the LOC121271538 gene encoding casein kinase I isoform X2: protein MELRVGNKYRLGRKIGSGSFGDIYLGANIATGEEVAIKLECVKTKHPQLHIESKFYKMMQGGVGIPSIKWCGAEGDYNVMVMELLGPSLEDLFNFCSRKFSLKTVLLLADQMISRIEYIHSKNFIHRDVKPDNFLMGLGKKGNLVYIIDFGLAKKYRDARTHQHIPYRENKNLTGTARYASINTHLGIEQSRRDDLESLGYVLMYFNLGSLPWQGLKAATKRQKYERISEKKMSTPIEVLCKSYPSEFSTYLNFCRSLRFDDKPDYSYLRQLFRNLFHRQGFSYDYVFDWNMLKFGAGRTPEESERERREHEREERVVQTRSSATRVLPPGTGAGAVGNRLRNGQDAVLPTQASRAQQSANTSPRPISRAERERKVSMRLHRGAPANVSSSDLTARQDASRISASQTSMPFEHLAK from the exons GTGCAAACATCGCCACTGGGGAGGAGGTTGCCATAAAGCTGGAATGTGTCAAAACGaaacacccccaactccacatcGAGAGCAAATTTTACAAAATGATGCAAGGAGGAG TTGGGATTCCCTCGATTAAATGGTGTGGCGCAGAGGGAGATTACAacgtgatggtgatggagctgctggGTCCTAGTCTCGAAGACCTTTTCAATTTCTGCTCGCGCAAGTTCAGTCTGAAGACCGTGCTTCTCCTTGCAGACCAGATG ATCAGTCGAATTGAGTACATTCATTCCAAAAACTTCATCCACCGTGACGTTAAACCAGACAACTTCCTCATGGGCTTGGGCAAGAAGGGGAACCTGGTTTATATCATTGACTTTGGCCTAGCCAAGAAGTACCGTGATGCACGGACTCACCAACATATCCCGTACCGGGAAAACAAGAATCTGACCGGCACAGCGCGATACGCCTCCATCAACACTCATCTGGGCATCG AACAAAGCCGCCGTGATGACCTGGAGTCACTGGGTTACGTCCTGATGTATTTTAACTTGGGCTCGTTGCCATGGCAGGGACTCAAAGCAGCCACAAAACGGCAGAAGTACGAGCGCATCAGTGAGAAAAAGATGTCGACTCCAATCGAAGTATTGTGCAAGAGCTATCCGT CTGAGTTTTCTACCTACCTGAACTTCTGTCGCTCCTTACGTTTTGACGACAAGCCCGATTACTCGTACCTGCGCCAGCTTTTCAGGAACTTATTCCACCGACAGGGCTTCTCATACGACTACGTCTTTGATTGGAACATGCTGAAGTTT GGCGCAGGACGGACCCCAGAGGAAAGTGAGCGTGAGCGCAGGGAGCATGAACGGGAAGAGCGTGTGGTGCAGACACGCAGTTCAGCTACACGAGTCCTTCCACCCGGAACGGGGGCCGGGGCAGTGGGTAACCGGTTACGGAATGGACAAGACGCGGTGCTGCCTACTCAAGCATCTCGGGCACAGCAGTCTG CTAATACCTCACCGAGACCCATCTCTCGGGCCGAGAGAGAGCGCAAAGTGAGCATGAGGTTACATCGAGGCGCTCCCGCCAACGTTTCTTCCTCTGATCTCACGGCGCGGCAAGATGCTTCACGCATTTCAGCATCACAG ACCAGCATGCCCTTTGAACATCTGGCAAAGTGA
- the LOC121271538 gene encoding casein kinase I isoform X3, giving the protein MVGGRTDTFEMTGANIATGEEVAIKLECVKTKHPQLHIESKFYKMMQGGVGIPSIKWCGAEGDYNVMVMELLGPSLEDLFNFCSRKFSLKTVLLLADQMISRIEYIHSKNFIHRDVKPDNFLMGLGKKGNLVYIIDFGLAKKYRDARTHQHIPYRENKNLTGTARYASINTHLGIEQSRRDDLESLGYVLMYFNLGSLPWQGLKAATKRQKYERISEKKMSTPIEVLCKSYPSEFSTYLNFCRSLRFDDKPDYSYLRQLFRNLFHRQGFSYDYVFDWNMLKFGAGRTPEESERERREHEREERVVQTRSSATRVLPPGTGAGAVGNRLRNGQDAVLPTQASRAQQSANTSPRPISRAERERKVSMRLHRGAPANVSSSDLTARQDASRISASQTSMPFEHLAK; this is encoded by the exons GTGCAAACATCGCCACTGGGGAGGAGGTTGCCATAAAGCTGGAATGTGTCAAAACGaaacacccccaactccacatcGAGAGCAAATTTTACAAAATGATGCAAGGAGGAG TTGGGATTCCCTCGATTAAATGGTGTGGCGCAGAGGGAGATTACAacgtgatggtgatggagctgctggGTCCTAGTCTCGAAGACCTTTTCAATTTCTGCTCGCGCAAGTTCAGTCTGAAGACCGTGCTTCTCCTTGCAGACCAGATG ATCAGTCGAATTGAGTACATTCATTCCAAAAACTTCATCCACCGTGACGTTAAACCAGACAACTTCCTCATGGGCTTGGGCAAGAAGGGGAACCTGGTTTATATCATTGACTTTGGCCTAGCCAAGAAGTACCGTGATGCACGGACTCACCAACATATCCCGTACCGGGAAAACAAGAATCTGACCGGCACAGCGCGATACGCCTCCATCAACACTCATCTGGGCATCG AACAAAGCCGCCGTGATGACCTGGAGTCACTGGGTTACGTCCTGATGTATTTTAACTTGGGCTCGTTGCCATGGCAGGGACTCAAAGCAGCCACAAAACGGCAGAAGTACGAGCGCATCAGTGAGAAAAAGATGTCGACTCCAATCGAAGTATTGTGCAAGAGCTATCCGT CTGAGTTTTCTACCTACCTGAACTTCTGTCGCTCCTTACGTTTTGACGACAAGCCCGATTACTCGTACCTGCGCCAGCTTTTCAGGAACTTATTCCACCGACAGGGCTTCTCATACGACTACGTCTTTGATTGGAACATGCTGAAGTTT GGCGCAGGACGGACCCCAGAGGAAAGTGAGCGTGAGCGCAGGGAGCATGAACGGGAAGAGCGTGTGGTGCAGACACGCAGTTCAGCTACACGAGTCCTTCCACCCGGAACGGGGGCCGGGGCAGTGGGTAACCGGTTACGGAATGGACAAGACGCGGTGCTGCCTACTCAAGCATCTCGGGCACAGCAGTCTG CTAATACCTCACCGAGACCCATCTCTCGGGCCGAGAGAGAGCGCAAAGTGAGCATGAGGTTACATCGAGGCGCTCCCGCCAACGTTTCTTCCTCTGATCTCACGGCGCGGCAAGATGCTTCACGCATTTCAGCATCACAG ACCAGCATGCCCTTTGAACATCTGGCAAAGTGA